From the Ostrinia nubilalis chromosome 16, ilOstNubi1.1, whole genome shotgun sequence genome, one window contains:
- the LOC135079106 gene encoding fructose-1,6-bisphosphatase 1 encodes MSQQGPAFDVNAMTLTRWVLAQQRTAPSATGDLTQLLNSIQTAVKAIQSAVRKAGIAKLHGISGNTNVQGEEVKKLDVLSNDLFINMLMSSFTTCLLVSEENSSVIQVETERRGKYVVCFDPLDGSSNIDCLVSVGSIFAIYKKTSDGEPSEADALKPGNQLVAAGYALYGSATMMVLSLGKGKGVNGFMYDPSIGEFILTDPNMRIPEKGKIYSLNEGYAAEWADGLKKYVQEKKQPSTGKAYGARYVGSMVADVHRTIKYGGIFMYPATKSAPNGKLRLLYECNPMAFIVTEAGGLASNGTIPILDIVPTSIHQRAPCYLGSKKDVEELLKFLN; translated from the exons ATGTCCCAGCAAGGCCCGGCCTTTGATGTGAACGCGATGACGCTCACCCGGTGGGTGCTGGCTCAACAAAGAACAGCACCAAGCGCCACTGGAGACCTGACGCAGCTTCTGAACTCCATACAGACCGCCGTGAAGGCCATACAGTCTGCTGTTAGGAAAGCCGGTATCGCTAAACT ACATGGAATCTCAGGCAACACAAACGTGCAGGGCGAAGAGGTCAAGAAGCTGGACGTGCTCTCCAACGACCTCTTCATCAACATGCTCATGTCTTCCTTCACCACCTGCCTCCTCGTCTCTGAGGAGAACTCCTCTGTTATTCAG GTAGAAACAGAGCGACGAGGCAAGTACGTGGTGTGCTTCGACCCGCTGGACGGGTCCTCCAACATCGACTGCCTGGTCTCTGTGGGCTCCATCTTCGCCATCTACAA AAAGACATCGGACGGCGAGCCATCCGAAGCAGATGCTCTGAAGCCCGGCAACCAGCTGGTAGCAGCAGGGTACGCGCTTTACGGCTCCGCGACTATGATGGTGCTATCCCTGGGCAAGGGCAAGGGCGTCAACGGGTTTATGTATGACCCTTCTATTGGAGAGTTCATACTGACTGACCCCAACATGAGGATACCGGAGAAGGGGAAGATCTACTCCTTAAATGAAG GCTACGCGGCAGAATGGGCTGACGGGCTCAAAAAGTACGTACAAGAGAAGAAGCAGCCATCTACAGGCAAAGCATACGGCGCGCGTTACGTGGGCTCCATGGTTGCAGACGTGCACCGCACCATCAAGTATGGCGGCATCTTCATGTACCCCGCCACTAAGTCCGCGCCTAATGGAAAG CTCCGTCTGCTCTACGAGTGCAACCCCATGGCGTTCATCGTGACAGAAGCCGGTGGTCTGGCCAGCAACGGAACCATCCCGATTCTGGATATAGTTCCCACTTCCATCCACCAGCGCGCGCCATGCTACCTGGGTTCCAAGAAAGATGTGGAAGAACTGCTGAAGTTCTTGAACTGA